One Misgurnus anguillicaudatus chromosome 22, ASM2758022v2, whole genome shotgun sequence DNA segment encodes these proteins:
- the ehmt1a gene encoding histone-lysine N-methyltransferase EHMT1a isoform X1 — translation MAKSKKGGIDSPTDPSKKGKKPKSLGVSPKAGKQQTTSSSKNPTGPVFQLLTGQASINTQAENIISTNHASLQQDKHAEQSSDNGTASESTSTLSIPAVRHKDDGSGLLVQRESEETTGQFTAVRPAPPRLAWKTMVRPAPASAALKIVNSENSTRERESSTTQQLMLQQGLKDSAQTASKKKKRKMGLYSFVPKKKAKLSKKPNELLSPSNAQEVSHKPKSGQMSIEEAFKHRISPLKQIAKPESENATEPPKNKETADVQKDNAEEYTELPLYALAQDSIFTAVPTGLPEDKENMEADDILEPPLCSCRMETPKNQDVVTLAEGKCMAVESVDGKLSLCRKVILKQEMMRPSLRIPLLVLCEDHRAGMVKHQSCPGCGFFCRAGTFMECQPDGNISHRFHRSCGSLIRGQLYCPHCGEEASHAKEVSIPKPDPVTTVLTAAVPTHKTNTSVMDRAKLDCANGAAGLDKESLETVLNALEDGKFKKFKLPPKQLYFSAKRGELQRVLHMLVEGVDPNLKMDTEKRKTPLHCAAEEGHKDICHVLVQAGANLDMCDGEQKTPLMYACENNHLETVKYLLKAGASTGQKDIRGSTCLHMAARGGHTDVLRYFLSTSSIDVNSKDDGGWAPLTWATENMRLEQVKLLVSAGADVHIRDKEENICLHWAAFSGSDEIAQLLLDKRCDLHAVNVHGDSPLHIAVRQNQLDCVMLFLSRGADVNLKNRDGETPLDCCSMNSKMWTILNTNKKLIDARRGRDGQKEKLLCRDISRGYEEVPVPCVNGADHEPCPNNFKYVPENCFTSQVNIDENITHLQHCSCKGDCASSSCICGQLSMRCWYDKDGRLLRDFCRDDPPFLFECNHACSCWRTCRNRVIQNGLRVRLQVFRTERMGWGVRALQEIPEGTFVCEFAGEIISDGEANVRDNDSYMFNLDNKVGEVYCIDAQFYGNVGRFINHLCEPNLFPVRVFTKHQDLRFPRIALYASKPIHAGDELGFDYGDPYWQIKKKYFSCRCGSAKCRYSETILKQNHAGFSVQSLCDDQTAAPVEHIQSVNKAAAINEGNPEPCFMHTDLQQ, via the exons ATGGCCAAGTCCAAGAAAGGTG GTATTGACAGCCCCACTGATCCCTCTAAGAAAGGTAAGAAGCCCAAATCTCTTGGTGTTTCTCCAAAGGCTGGTAAACAACAGACGACTTCAAGCAGCAAGAATCCCACAGGGCCTGTATTTCAATTACTCACTGGTCAGGCATCCATCAATACCCAAGCTGAAAACATTATCTCAACAAATCATGCCTCTTTACAGCAAGACAAACATGCAGAACAGAGTTCTGATAACGGTACTGCCTCGGAGAGCACCTCCACCTTGTCTATTCCTGCAGTCAGACACAAAGATGATGGCTCGGGTCTGCTTGTCCAGAGAGAGTCAGAGGAGACTACAGGGCAGTTTACAGCTGTGCGTCCTGCTCCACCACGTTTGGCCTGGAAAACAATGGTTAGACCAGCACCTGCTTCAGCTGCTCTAAAG ATTGTAAACAGCGAGAACAGTACTCGTGAGAGAGAGTCCTCAACCACACAGCAGCTCATGTTACAACAGGGACTCAAagattcagcacaaactg CGTCCaagaagaagaaaagaaaaatggGGCTGTATAGCTTTGTCCCTAAAAAGAAAGCAAAACTTTCTAAGAAACCAAATGAACTGTTATCTCCCTCAAATGCACAG GAAGTCTCACATAAACCCAAAAGTGGTCAGATGTCCATTGAGGAGGCTTTTAAACACAGAATAAGTCCACTGAAGCAAATCGCAAAGCCGGAGAGTGAAAATGCAACAGAACCACCCAAGAACAAAGAAACTGCGGATGTTCAGAAAGACAACGCTGAGGAATACACAGAGCTCCCACTGTACGCTCTGGCTCAGGATAGCATATTCACAGCCGTCCCCACAG GTTTACCGGAGGATAAGGAGAACATGGAGGCTGATGACATCTTGGAACCTCCGCTGTGTAGCTGTCGCATGGAGACGCCTAAGAACCAGGATGTGGTGACCCTGGCAGAGGGCAAATGTATGGCTGTGGAGAGCGTTGATGGAA AGTTAAGTTTATGTCGGAAGGTGATTCTGAAGCAGGAAATGATGCGTCCATCTCTGAGGATTCCATTGCTTGTGTTGTGTGAAGACCACCGAGCTGGGATGGTGAAACACCAGAGCTGCCCAGGCTGTGGTTTCTTCTGCAGGGCT GGGACATTTATGGAATGTCAGCCAGATGGGAACATCTCTCACCGGTTTCATCGGAGCTGTGGCTCTCTGATCAGAGGTCAACTCTACTGCCCTCACTGTGGCGAGGAAGCTAGTCATGCCAAGGAAGTCTCAATCCCCAAACCTGACCCTGTCACTACAGTGCTAACAGCTGCTGTGCCCACACACAAGACTAACACTTCTGTAATGGA TAGGGCTAAATTGGACTGTGCAAATGGAGCAGCAGGCCTTGATAAAGAGTCATTGGAAACGGTTTTGAATGCGCTGGAGGATGGAAA gtttaagAAATTTAAACTGCCCCCAAAGCAGCTTTATTTCTCTGCTAAGAGAGGAGAGCTCCAGAGAGTCCTGCAT ATGCTGGTGGAAGGTGTGGACCCAAATCTAAAGATGGACACTGAAAAGAGGAAGACTCCCCTGCACTGTGCTGCTGAGGAGGGTCATAAGGACATCTGCCATGTACTGGTGCAG GCTGGTGCTAACCTGGACATGTGCGATGGGGAGCAGAAAACTCCTCTGATGTACGCCTGTGAGAACAATCATCTAGAAACTGTGAAATATTTGCTAAAAGCCGGTGCTTCCACTGGGCAGA AGGATATAAGAGGCTCCACGTGTCTTCATATGGCTGCAAGAGGAGGACACACAGATGTGCTGCGTTATTTTCTTTCCACGTCGTCCATAGATGTTAACAGTAAG GACGATGGTGGGTGGGCTCCTCTCACCTGGGCAACAGAGAACATGCGCCTAGAGCAGGTGAAGCTGCTGGTGTCAGCAGGAGCTGATGTCCACATTAGAGATAAG GAGGAGAACATCTGTCTTCACTGGGCAGCGTTCTCTGGTTCGGATGAGATCGCTCAGCTGCTGCTGGATAAGAGATGTGACCTACACGCTGTGAACGTTCATGGTGATTCACCACTCCACATCGCCGTCAGACAGAATCAGCTGGACTGCGTAAT GCTGTTTTTGTCTCGAGGAGCAGATGTAAATCTGAAGAACAGGGATGGCGAGACTCCTTTGGACTGCTGCAGCATGAATTCAAAGATGTGGACAATTCTAAACACCAATAAGAAGTTAATCGATGCCAGGAGAGGCAGAGATGGACAGAAAGAAAAGCTCCTCTGCAG AGATATATCCAGAGGCTATGAGGAGGTCCCTGTGCCGTGTGTGAATGGGGCGGACCACGAACCCTGCCCTAACAACTTCAAATACGTTCCAGAGAACTGTTTCACTTCTCAAGTAAATATAGATGAGAACATAACGCACTTACAG CACTGTAGCTGTAAAGGTGACTGTGCCTCTAGCAGCTGTATCTGCGGTCAGCTCAGCATGCGCTGTTGGTATGACAAG GACGGCCGCTTGCTGAGAGATTTCTGCAGGGATGATCCACCCTTCTTGTTTGAGTGTAACCATGCCTGTTCATGTTGGAGAACATGTAGGAATAGAGTGATACAGAATGGGCTTAG GGTAAGACTGCAGGTGTTCAGGACTGAGAGGATGGGTTGGGGAGTCCGAGCACTGCAGGAAATTCCTGAAGGAACTTTCGTATGCGA GTTTGCAGGTGAGATCATTTCAGATGGAGAGGCTAATGTTCGGGATAATGACTCGTACATGTTCAACCTAGACAATAAG GTCGGAGAGGTCTACTGTATTGATGCCCAATTTTACGGTAATGTTGGCAGGTTCATAAATCATCTTTGCGAACCCAACCTGTTTCCAGTACGTGTGTTCACCAAGCACCAGGACCTTCGCTTTCCTCGAATTGCGCTCTATGCAAGCAAGCCTATTCACGCTGGAGATGAGTTAGG GTTTGACTATGGTGATCCCTACTGGCAAATTAAGAAAAAGTACTTCAGTTGTCGTTGTGGCTCTGCAAAATGTAGATACTCCGAAACCATTCTGAAGCAGAACCACGCCGGATTCTCAGTCCAATCACTTTGTGATGATCAGACCGCTGCTCCGGTGGAACACATCCAGTCAGTTAACAAAGCTGCAGCAATAAATGAGGGCAATCCTGAGCCCTGCTTCATGCATACAGACCTTCAACAATGA
- the ehmt1a gene encoding histone-lysine N-methyltransferase EHMT1a isoform X5, translated as MGLYSFVPKKKAKLSKKPNELLSPSNAQEVSHKPKSGQMSIEEAFKHRISPLKQIAKPESENATEPPKNKETADVQKDNAEEYTELPLYALAQDSIFTAVPTGLPEDKENMEADDILEPPLCSCRMETPKNQDVVTLAEGKCMAVESVDGKLSLCRKVILKQEMMRPSLRIPLLVLCEDHRAGMVKHQSCPGCGFFCRAGTFMECQPDGNISHRFHRSCGSLIRGQLYCPHCGEEASHAKEVSIPKPDPVTTVLTAAVPTHKTNTSVMDRAKLDCANGAAGLDKESLETVLNALEDGKFKKFKLPPKQLYFSAKRGELQRVLHMLVEGVDPNLKMDTEKRKTPLHCAAEEGHKDICHVLVQAGANLDMCDGEQKTPLMYACENNHLETVKYLLKAGASTGQKDIRGSTCLHMAARGGHTDVLRYFLSTSSIDVNSKDDGGWAPLTWATENMRLEQVKLLVSAGADVHIRDKEENICLHWAAFSGSDEIAQLLLDKRCDLHAVNVHGDSPLHIAVRQNQLDCVMLFLSRGADVNLKNRDGETPLDCCSMNSKMWTILNTNKKLIDARRGRDGQKEKLLCRDISRGYEEVPVPCVNGADHEPCPNNFKYVPENCFTSQVNIDENITHLQHCSCKGDCASSSCICGQLSMRCWYDKDGRLLRDFCRDDPPFLFECNHACSCWRTCRNRVIQNGLRVRLQVFRTERMGWGVRALQEIPEGTFVCEFAGEIISDGEANVRDNDSYMFNLDNKVGEVYCIDAQFYGNVGRFINHLCEPNLFPVRVFTKHQDLRFPRIALYASKPIHAGDELGFDYGDPYWQIKKKYFSCRCGSAKCRYSETILKQNHAGFSVQSLCDDQTAAPVEHIQSVNKAAAINEGNPEPCFMHTDLQQ; from the exons atggGGCTGTATAGCTTTGTCCCTAAAAAGAAAGCAAAACTTTCTAAGAAACCAAATGAACTGTTATCTCCCTCAAATGCACAG GAAGTCTCACATAAACCCAAAAGTGGTCAGATGTCCATTGAGGAGGCTTTTAAACACAGAATAAGTCCACTGAAGCAAATCGCAAAGCCGGAGAGTGAAAATGCAACAGAACCACCCAAGAACAAAGAAACTGCGGATGTTCAGAAAGACAACGCTGAGGAATACACAGAGCTCCCACTGTACGCTCTGGCTCAGGATAGCATATTCACAGCCGTCCCCACAG GTTTACCGGAGGATAAGGAGAACATGGAGGCTGATGACATCTTGGAACCTCCGCTGTGTAGCTGTCGCATGGAGACGCCTAAGAACCAGGATGTGGTGACCCTGGCAGAGGGCAAATGTATGGCTGTGGAGAGCGTTGATGGAA AGTTAAGTTTATGTCGGAAGGTGATTCTGAAGCAGGAAATGATGCGTCCATCTCTGAGGATTCCATTGCTTGTGTTGTGTGAAGACCACCGAGCTGGGATGGTGAAACACCAGAGCTGCCCAGGCTGTGGTTTCTTCTGCAGGGCT GGGACATTTATGGAATGTCAGCCAGATGGGAACATCTCTCACCGGTTTCATCGGAGCTGTGGCTCTCTGATCAGAGGTCAACTCTACTGCCCTCACTGTGGCGAGGAAGCTAGTCATGCCAAGGAAGTCTCAATCCCCAAACCTGACCCTGTCACTACAGTGCTAACAGCTGCTGTGCCCACACACAAGACTAACACTTCTGTAATGGA TAGGGCTAAATTGGACTGTGCAAATGGAGCAGCAGGCCTTGATAAAGAGTCATTGGAAACGGTTTTGAATGCGCTGGAGGATGGAAA gtttaagAAATTTAAACTGCCCCCAAAGCAGCTTTATTTCTCTGCTAAGAGAGGAGAGCTCCAGAGAGTCCTGCAT ATGCTGGTGGAAGGTGTGGACCCAAATCTAAAGATGGACACTGAAAAGAGGAAGACTCCCCTGCACTGTGCTGCTGAGGAGGGTCATAAGGACATCTGCCATGTACTGGTGCAG GCTGGTGCTAACCTGGACATGTGCGATGGGGAGCAGAAAACTCCTCTGATGTACGCCTGTGAGAACAATCATCTAGAAACTGTGAAATATTTGCTAAAAGCCGGTGCTTCCACTGGGCAGA AGGATATAAGAGGCTCCACGTGTCTTCATATGGCTGCAAGAGGAGGACACACAGATGTGCTGCGTTATTTTCTTTCCACGTCGTCCATAGATGTTAACAGTAAG GACGATGGTGGGTGGGCTCCTCTCACCTGGGCAACAGAGAACATGCGCCTAGAGCAGGTGAAGCTGCTGGTGTCAGCAGGAGCTGATGTCCACATTAGAGATAAG GAGGAGAACATCTGTCTTCACTGGGCAGCGTTCTCTGGTTCGGATGAGATCGCTCAGCTGCTGCTGGATAAGAGATGTGACCTACACGCTGTGAACGTTCATGGTGATTCACCACTCCACATCGCCGTCAGACAGAATCAGCTGGACTGCGTAAT GCTGTTTTTGTCTCGAGGAGCAGATGTAAATCTGAAGAACAGGGATGGCGAGACTCCTTTGGACTGCTGCAGCATGAATTCAAAGATGTGGACAATTCTAAACACCAATAAGAAGTTAATCGATGCCAGGAGAGGCAGAGATGGACAGAAAGAAAAGCTCCTCTGCAG AGATATATCCAGAGGCTATGAGGAGGTCCCTGTGCCGTGTGTGAATGGGGCGGACCACGAACCCTGCCCTAACAACTTCAAATACGTTCCAGAGAACTGTTTCACTTCTCAAGTAAATATAGATGAGAACATAACGCACTTACAG CACTGTAGCTGTAAAGGTGACTGTGCCTCTAGCAGCTGTATCTGCGGTCAGCTCAGCATGCGCTGTTGGTATGACAAG GACGGCCGCTTGCTGAGAGATTTCTGCAGGGATGATCCACCCTTCTTGTTTGAGTGTAACCATGCCTGTTCATGTTGGAGAACATGTAGGAATAGAGTGATACAGAATGGGCTTAG GGTAAGACTGCAGGTGTTCAGGACTGAGAGGATGGGTTGGGGAGTCCGAGCACTGCAGGAAATTCCTGAAGGAACTTTCGTATGCGA GTTTGCAGGTGAGATCATTTCAGATGGAGAGGCTAATGTTCGGGATAATGACTCGTACATGTTCAACCTAGACAATAAG GTCGGAGAGGTCTACTGTATTGATGCCCAATTTTACGGTAATGTTGGCAGGTTCATAAATCATCTTTGCGAACCCAACCTGTTTCCAGTACGTGTGTTCACCAAGCACCAGGACCTTCGCTTTCCTCGAATTGCGCTCTATGCAAGCAAGCCTATTCACGCTGGAGATGAGTTAGG GTTTGACTATGGTGATCCCTACTGGCAAATTAAGAAAAAGTACTTCAGTTGTCGTTGTGGCTCTGCAAAATGTAGATACTCCGAAACCATTCTGAAGCAGAACCACGCCGGATTCTCAGTCCAATCACTTTGTGATGATCAGACCGCTGCTCCGGTGGAACACATCCAGTCAGTTAACAAAGCTGCAGCAATAAATGAGGGCAATCCTGAGCCCTGCTTCATGCATACAGACCTTCAACAATGA